From Armatimonadota bacterium:
AGTAACCCGACCAAGTGGCGAGGGCTCGTCGGACATCCCCGAGTACAAACGAAGACGGACCGACCACGCCGTACTCGTAGGCGCCCAAGTCCACGTGCGTTCCGATGACCCGTGGCTTGCCGTCCAGATCCAACTGGCCCAACGTTACCACGCTGTCGTCTCCCGCATCAATGCAAGGTGAGCCCGCGAGTAATCGGTAGCCGCCCGCCGTCCGGTTCACGAACAACGGATCCTGGCTGATATTCCCCTGTCCGGTAGGCGGTGTGTAGGCCGAATAGTCCCCTGCCGTGTTGCCGTAGACGTCGTTATGCGAGAACGTGGAGACCGTGTTGCCAAACACGATCACACCGAAGGTGCCATTGTAGGCCACGATGTTGTTGATGAGATTGGCAGTGCCGCCAGGCACGTGTACACCGTCTCCTGCGTTGGACGCGATCGTGTTGTTGGTCAGAGTAGACGTGCCGCGGGTCAGATACACGCCTATGTCTTGATTGCCAATGATAGCGTTGTTGGTGAGAGTGGCCGTGCCGGCGACGTATACGCCAACGCCGCGGTTGTTGTTGACAGTGTTGTTGGCAAGAGAGGCCGTGCCGAGATCGACAACGATGCCGCGATAACGGATGCCACTGACGGAGTTGTTTGTGATGGTTGCTGTAGTGCCGT
This genomic window contains:
- a CDS encoding right-handed parallel beta-helix repeat-containing protein; its protein translation is MRYLRSLFISVVQSSPLLLVAALPASAAVVYVDKNASGSVHDGTAWSTAFLTVTAGLDGATNSGDEVWVSQGTYSETDLTPQAGVAMYGGFTGTETQRSQRDWRANETVLDGGGDSVSKVVNCRCLNITLDGFHIRNCGYGVYVYGTTATITNNSVSGIRYRGIVVDLGTASLANNTVNNNRGVGVYVAGTATLTNNAIIGNQDIGVYLTRGTSTLTNNTIASNAGDGVHVPGGTANLINNIVAYNGTFGVIVFGNTVSTFSHNDVYGNTAGDYSAYTPPTGQGNISQDPLFVNRTAGGYRLLAGSPCIDAGDDSVVTLGQLDLDGKPRVIGTHVDLGAYEYGVVGPSSFVLGDVRRALATWSGYFASIGADNTRLDILPGGTIDLLDAVRIARKVSGLEPNP